One genomic segment of Microtus ochrogaster isolate Prairie Vole_2 linkage group LG8, MicOch1.0, whole genome shotgun sequence includes these proteins:
- the Wfdc9 gene encoding protein WFDC9, whose translation MRLRILLLTVPIYGVVVFLHVLGNFKGEIKEVDQCWVQPPTRFCGKRCTKVHGCLRPNHTCCWTYCGNICLDNEEPFKTLMKL comes from the exons ATGAGGCTCCGGATTCTTCTCCTGACTGTGCCCATCTATGGGGTTGTGGTGTTTCTGCACGTTCTGGGAAACTTCAAGG GTGAGATCAAAGAAGTCGACCAGTGCTGGGTACAGCCTCCCACAAGGTTTTGTGGGAAAAGGTGCACGAAGGTGCATGGATGTTTGAGACCGAACCACACGTGTTGCTGGACGTACTGTGGAAACATCTGCTTGGATAACGA agaaccGTTTAAAACACTGATGAAACTCTAG
- the LOC101996444 gene encoding protein WFDC11, with amino-acid sequence MKPSLLPSVVFLCMLLRLPTLGGKRKRYAQEELLLEECWGQPKANDCSKKCSRTFKCIHRNHTCCWTYCGNICAENGKFFERKK; translated from the exons ATGAAGCCGTCACTGCTCCCGTCTGTGGTGTTTCTCTGCATGCTGCTGCGGCTGCCCACgctgggagggaaaaggaagcgATACGCTC aGGAAGAGCTGCTACTCGAGGAATGCTGGGGACAGCCAAAGGCAAATGACTGTTCCAAGAagtgttctagaactttcaaatGTATACACAGAAATCACACATGCTGCTGGACCTACTGTGGCAACATTTGTGCAGAAAATGGG aaattttttgaaagaaagaaatga
- the Wfdc10a gene encoding WAP four-disulfide core domain protein 10A codes for MLSRALQLTLALLLLSSLSQGGIRGKRRQYEVIQDLPAIGECKRRPKPYLCKRQCEAHQDCQANNICCSTWCGNVCVNLLDDGVWEVTVAPPDNLSWKDQSSTNFMFEGDMAPAIPTSLPVPDASRK; via the exons ATGCTGTCCAGGGCTCTGCAGCTCACCCTTGCCCTGCTGTTGCTGTCATCACTATCCCAGGGAGGGATCCGCGGAAAACGGAGACAATACGAAG TAATACAAGATCTCCCGGCTATCGGGGAGTGTAAGAGGAGGCCAAAGCCGTATCTGTGTAAGCGCCAGTGTGAGGCTCACCAAGACTGCCAAGCAAATAACATATGCTGTTCCACGTGGTGTGGGAACGTCTGTGTGAACCTGTTGGACGACGGGGTATGGGAAGTGACCGTCGCACCCCCTGACAATCTCTCTTGGAAGGATCAATCCTCCACCAACTTCATGTTTGAAGGAGATATGGCTCCGGCCATACCCACCTCATTGCCTGTCCCCGATGCCTCTCGTAAATAA